From Scleropages formosus chromosome 1, fSclFor1.1, whole genome shotgun sequence, a single genomic window includes:
- the LOC108933196 gene encoding synapse-associated protein 1-like isoform X1, with protein MFKGWGTWLGLEQPTDKAAVGVAVEEEEGARAEEERVNKQKTVEGEGEAGETGQSEGKDSDPAQQLLEQAKGLSGYLYSFASTATKKISESVVETAQTIKKSVEEGKIDGIIDKTILGDFQKEQEKFVQEKHSKRTDAAVPPWVGYSEEETIQQQILALSADRRNFLRDPPAGVQFHFDFEQMYPVALVMLQEDELLNRMRFDLVPKHVKEDVFWRNYFYRVSLIKQSAQLTALAAQQQAAEKEEKGTSVTDGVHLTENIRPKTPPTSINSQSKSNEHDDEEISTSPGVSEFVSDAFDSCNINQDDLRKGMEQLVLDKKGEEADPDEEAPDWEKELQQELQEYEVVTESENRDDNWDKEIEEMLQADT; from the exons ATGTTCAAGGGCTGGGGGACATGGCTAGGTCTGGAGCAGCCCACGGACAAAGCAGCTGTTGGTGTGGctgtggaagaagaagaaggagcgcGAGCCGAAGAAGAGCgagtaaataaacagaagaccgtggagggagaaggagaagcaggagaaaCGGGGCAATCAGAAGGGAAAGACAGCGATCCAGCGCAGCAGCTTCTCGAACAGGCCAAAGGTCTGAGCG GATACTTGTACAGCTTTGCAAGCACTGCCACGAAGAAGATCTCGGAGTCGGTGGTGGAGACGGCACAGACCATCAAGAAGAGCGTTGAAGAGGGGAAGATTGACGGCATCATTGATAAG ACAATTTTGGGAGATTTTCAGAAAGAACAGGAAAAGTTTGTACAAGAAAAACATTCCAAAAGGACAG ATGCAGCTGTGCCACCTTGGGTTGGCTACAGTGAAGAAGAGACAATTCAGCAACAGATCTTGGCTTTATCTGCA gACAGGAGGAACTTCCTGCGGGATCCACCAGCTGGAGTGCAGTTCCATtttgattttgagcaaatgtACCCTGTTGCCCTAGTGATGCTGCAGGAGGATGAGCTGCTGAACCGCATGCGCTTTGACCTGGTCCCCAAACA TGTAAAGGAGGACGTCTTCTGGAGGAATTACTTCTACCGCGTCTCCCTGATCAAACAGTCAGCTCAGCTTACGGCCCTGGCTGCCCAGCAGCAGGCCgcagagaaggaggagaagggtACCAGCGTTACCGATGGCGTTCATCTCACAG AAAACATCAGACCAAAAACCCCACCCACAAGCATCAACAGCCAGTCGAAGTCCAATGAG CACGATGACGAGGAGATATCCACCAGTCCCGGTGTGTCTGAATTTGTGAGCGATGCCTTTGACTCATGCAACATCAACCAGGATGACTTGCGGAAGGGGATGGAGCAGCTTGTGTTGGACAAAAAAGGGGAGGAAGCTGACCCAGATG AGGAGGCACCTGACTGGGAAaaagagctgcagcaggagctccaggaGTACGAGGTTGTGACTGAGTCCGAGAACAGAGATGACAACTGGGACAAGGAAATTGAGGAGATGCTCCAGGCGGACACTTAG
- the LOC108933196 gene encoding synapse-associated protein 1-like isoform X2 has protein sequence MFKGWGTWLGLEQPTDKAAVGVAVEEEEGARAEEERVNKQKTVEGEGEAGETGQSEGKDSDPAQQLLEQAKGYLYSFASTATKKISESVVETAQTIKKSVEEGKIDGIIDKTILGDFQKEQEKFVQEKHSKRTDAAVPPWVGYSEEETIQQQILALSADRRNFLRDPPAGVQFHFDFEQMYPVALVMLQEDELLNRMRFDLVPKHVKEDVFWRNYFYRVSLIKQSAQLTALAAQQQAAEKEEKGTSVTDGVHLTENIRPKTPPTSINSQSKSNEHDDEEISTSPGVSEFVSDAFDSCNINQDDLRKGMEQLVLDKKGEEADPDEEAPDWEKELQQELQEYEVVTESENRDDNWDKEIEEMLQADT, from the exons ATGTTCAAGGGCTGGGGGACATGGCTAGGTCTGGAGCAGCCCACGGACAAAGCAGCTGTTGGTGTGGctgtggaagaagaagaaggagcgcGAGCCGAAGAAGAGCgagtaaataaacagaagaccgtggagggagaaggagaagcaggagaaaCGGGGCAATCAGAAGGGAAAGACAGCGATCCAGCGCAGCAGCTTCTCGAACAGGCCAAAG GATACTTGTACAGCTTTGCAAGCACTGCCACGAAGAAGATCTCGGAGTCGGTGGTGGAGACGGCACAGACCATCAAGAAGAGCGTTGAAGAGGGGAAGATTGACGGCATCATTGATAAG ACAATTTTGGGAGATTTTCAGAAAGAACAGGAAAAGTTTGTACAAGAAAAACATTCCAAAAGGACAG ATGCAGCTGTGCCACCTTGGGTTGGCTACAGTGAAGAAGAGACAATTCAGCAACAGATCTTGGCTTTATCTGCA gACAGGAGGAACTTCCTGCGGGATCCACCAGCTGGAGTGCAGTTCCATtttgattttgagcaaatgtACCCTGTTGCCCTAGTGATGCTGCAGGAGGATGAGCTGCTGAACCGCATGCGCTTTGACCTGGTCCCCAAACA TGTAAAGGAGGACGTCTTCTGGAGGAATTACTTCTACCGCGTCTCCCTGATCAAACAGTCAGCTCAGCTTACGGCCCTGGCTGCCCAGCAGCAGGCCgcagagaaggaggagaagggtACCAGCGTTACCGATGGCGTTCATCTCACAG AAAACATCAGACCAAAAACCCCACCCACAAGCATCAACAGCCAGTCGAAGTCCAATGAG CACGATGACGAGGAGATATCCACCAGTCCCGGTGTGTCTGAATTTGTGAGCGATGCCTTTGACTCATGCAACATCAACCAGGATGACTTGCGGAAGGGGATGGAGCAGCTTGTGTTGGACAAAAAAGGGGAGGAAGCTGACCCAGATG AGGAGGCACCTGACTGGGAAaaagagctgcagcaggagctccaggaGTACGAGGTTGTGACTGAGTCCGAGAACAGAGATGACAACTGGGACAAGGAAATTGAGGAGATGCTCCAGGCGGACACTTAG
- the txlng gene encoding gamma-taxilin isoform X3: protein MATHSDARVDLNTDNIQFGSQMMETAGMCAMEVATRGLVGCGSSLPAVDGRCGEEDEALPGLDITCCDGESRGETPGHEDCRADPLDGEVASDGDQGKGTKGFWKEVLLLMQALNTLATPEEKLAALCKKYADLLEESRSMQKQMKGLQKKQSQIIKEKIHLQGEHSKAILARSKLESLCRELQRHNKTLKEENMQRAREYDERRKEATLHFQMTLNEIEAQMEQHSVHNGKLRQENMELAEKLKKLIEQYELREEHIDKVFKHKELQQQLVDAKLQRTTELMREVEEKHQRERDFLLKEATDSRQKCELMKEQESQLKQQLSLYMDKFEEFQTTLAKSNEVFTTFRQEMEKMTKKIKKLEKETTLWRTKWETNNQALLQMAEEKTVRDKHYAALQGKLERLEKLCRALQKERNDLNQKLEGLEGPRGGATGPPDTRLATPPDGHSLKEVRTESGGEGESLEPCPPGQEGASAPTPV, encoded by the exons ATGGCGACGCACTCGGACGCCAGGGTCGATTTAAACACCGACAACATCCAG TTTGGCAGCCAGATGATGGAGACGGCAGGCATGTGCGCGATGGAGGTGGCAACGCGCGGTCTCGTCGGCTGCGGCAGCTCCCTGCCTGCTGTGGACGGGCGCTGTGGAGAGGAGGATGAGGCCCTGCCAGGACTGGATATCACCTGCTGCGATGGGGAGTCCCGAGGGGAGACCCCCGGACACGAGGACTGCCGCGCCGACCCGCTCGATGGCGAGGTTGCGTCCGACGGCGACCAAGGCAAGGGCACGAAaggttttt GGAAAGAGGTTCTTCTGCTGATGCAAGCCCTCAACACGCTCGCCACCCCTGAGGAGAAGCTGGCAGCCCTGTGCAAGAAGTATGCGGATCTG TTGGAGGAAAGCCGCAGCATGCAGAAGCAGATGAAGGGGCTCCAGAAGAAACAGTCGCAGATCATCAAGGAGAAGATCCACCTGCAGGGAGAGCACAGCAAGGCCATCCTGgctcgcagcaagctggagagCCTCTGCAGGGAGCTGCAGCGCCACAACAAGACGCTTAAG gaggagaacatgcagaggGCCAGGGAGTATGACGAGCGGCGGAAAGAGGCCACGCTGCACTTCCAGATGACGCTCAACGAGATCGAGGCGCAGATGGAGCAGCACAGCGTACACAACGGCAAGTTGCGACAGGAGAACATGGAGCTCGCGGAGAAGCTGAAAAAGCTCATTGAGCAGTACGAGTTGAGGGAGGAG CACATTGACAAGGTGTTCAAACATAAGGAGTTGCAGCAGCAGTTGGTGGATGCCAAACTTCAGAGGACCACTGAGCTCAtgagggaggtggaggagaagcaTCAGCGAGAGAGGGACTTT CTGCTGAAAGAGGCGACAGACTCGAGGCAGAAGTGTGAACTCATGAAGGAACAGGAGTCCCAGCTGAAACAGCAG CTGTCTTTGTACATGGACAAGTTTGAGGAGTTCCAAACCACCCTGGCGAAGAGCAATGAGGTCTTCACCACTTTCAGACAGGAAATGGAAAAG ATGACTAAGAAGATAAAGAAACTGGAAAAGGAGACGACACTGTGGCGTACCAAGTGGGAGACCAACAACCAGGCCCTGCTGCAGATGGCTGAGGAG AAAACGGTGCGAGACAAGCACTACGCTGCTCTGCAAGGGAAGCTGGAGCGCCTGGAGAAGCTGTGCAGAGCGCTGCAGAAAGAGCGCAATGACCTCAACCAGAAGCTAGAGGGACTGGAGGGTCCACGGGGTGGGGCCACGGGCCCCCCCGACACACGACTTGCGACGCCACCCGATGGGCACTCCCTGAAAGAGGTGCGAACGGAGTCTGGCGGAGAGGGAGAGAGCCTGGAGCCCTGTCCCCCTGGACAGGAAGGAGCGTCTGCGCCCACCCCGGTATAG
- the txlng gene encoding gamma-taxilin isoform X1: MATHSDARVDLNTDNIQFGSQMMETAGMCAMEVATRGLVGCGSSLPAVDGRCGEEDEALPGLDITCCDGESRGETPGHEDCRADPLDGEVASDGDQGKEVLLLMQALNTLATPEEKLAALCKKYADLLEESRSMQKQMKGLQKKQSQIIKEKIHLQGEHSKAILARSKLESLCRELQRHNKTLKEENMQRAREYDERRKEATLHFQMTLNEIEAQMEQHSVHNGKLRQENMELAEKLKKLIEQYELREEHIDKVFKHKELQQQLVDAKLQRTTELMREVEEKHQRERDFLLKEATDSRQKCELMKEQESQLKQQLSLYMDKFEEFQTTLAKSNEVFTTFRQEMEKMTKKIKKLEKETTLWRTKWETNNQALLQMAEEKTVRDKHYAALQGKLERLEKLCRALQKERNDLNQKLEGLEGPRGGATGPPDTRLATPPDGHSLKEVRTESGGEGESLEPCPPGQEGASAPTPV; this comes from the exons ATGGCGACGCACTCGGACGCCAGGGTCGATTTAAACACCGACAACATCCAG TTTGGCAGCCAGATGATGGAGACGGCAGGCATGTGCGCGATGGAGGTGGCAACGCGCGGTCTCGTCGGCTGCGGCAGCTCCCTGCCTGCTGTGGACGGGCGCTGTGGAGAGGAGGATGAGGCCCTGCCAGGACTGGATATCACCTGCTGCGATGGGGAGTCCCGAGGGGAGACCCCCGGACACGAGGACTGCCGCGCCGACCCGCTCGATGGCGAGGTTGCGTCCGACGGCGACCAAG GGAAAGAGGTTCTTCTGCTGATGCAAGCCCTCAACACGCTCGCCACCCCTGAGGAGAAGCTGGCAGCCCTGTGCAAGAAGTATGCGGATCTG TTGGAGGAAAGCCGCAGCATGCAGAAGCAGATGAAGGGGCTCCAGAAGAAACAGTCGCAGATCATCAAGGAGAAGATCCACCTGCAGGGAGAGCACAGCAAGGCCATCCTGgctcgcagcaagctggagagCCTCTGCAGGGAGCTGCAGCGCCACAACAAGACGCTTAAG gaggagaacatgcagaggGCCAGGGAGTATGACGAGCGGCGGAAAGAGGCCACGCTGCACTTCCAGATGACGCTCAACGAGATCGAGGCGCAGATGGAGCAGCACAGCGTACACAACGGCAAGTTGCGACAGGAGAACATGGAGCTCGCGGAGAAGCTGAAAAAGCTCATTGAGCAGTACGAGTTGAGGGAGGAG CACATTGACAAGGTGTTCAAACATAAGGAGTTGCAGCAGCAGTTGGTGGATGCCAAACTTCAGAGGACCACTGAGCTCAtgagggaggtggaggagaagcaTCAGCGAGAGAGGGACTTT CTGCTGAAAGAGGCGACAGACTCGAGGCAGAAGTGTGAACTCATGAAGGAACAGGAGTCCCAGCTGAAACAGCAG CTGTCTTTGTACATGGACAAGTTTGAGGAGTTCCAAACCACCCTGGCGAAGAGCAATGAGGTCTTCACCACTTTCAGACAGGAAATGGAAAAG ATGACTAAGAAGATAAAGAAACTGGAAAAGGAGACGACACTGTGGCGTACCAAGTGGGAGACCAACAACCAGGCCCTGCTGCAGATGGCTGAGGAG AAAACGGTGCGAGACAAGCACTACGCTGCTCTGCAAGGGAAGCTGGAGCGCCTGGAGAAGCTGTGCAGAGCGCTGCAGAAAGAGCGCAATGACCTCAACCAGAAGCTAGAGGGACTGGAGGGTCCACGGGGTGGGGCCACGGGCCCCCCCGACACACGACTTGCGACGCCACCCGATGGGCACTCCCTGAAAGAGGTGCGAACGGAGTCTGGCGGAGAGGGAGAGAGCCTGGAGCCCTGTCCCCCTGGACAGGAAGGAGCGTCTGCGCCCACCCCGGTATAG
- the txlng gene encoding gamma-taxilin isoform X2, giving the protein MMETAGMCAMEVATRGLVGCGSSLPAVDGRCGEEDEALPGLDITCCDGESRGETPGHEDCRADPLDGEVASDGDQGKGTKGFWKEVLLLMQALNTLATPEEKLAALCKKYADLLEESRSMQKQMKGLQKKQSQIIKEKIHLQGEHSKAILARSKLESLCRELQRHNKTLKEENMQRAREYDERRKEATLHFQMTLNEIEAQMEQHSVHNGKLRQENMELAEKLKKLIEQYELREEHIDKVFKHKELQQQLVDAKLQRTTELMREVEEKHQRERDFLLKEATDSRQKCELMKEQESQLKQQLSLYMDKFEEFQTTLAKSNEVFTTFRQEMEKMTKKIKKLEKETTLWRTKWETNNQALLQMAEEKTVRDKHYAALQGKLERLEKLCRALQKERNDLNQKLEGLEGPRGGATGPPDTRLATPPDGHSLKEVRTESGGEGESLEPCPPGQEGASAPTPV; this is encoded by the exons ATGATGGAGACGGCAGGCATGTGCGCGATGGAGGTGGCAACGCGCGGTCTCGTCGGCTGCGGCAGCTCCCTGCCTGCTGTGGACGGGCGCTGTGGAGAGGAGGATGAGGCCCTGCCAGGACTGGATATCACCTGCTGCGATGGGGAGTCCCGAGGGGAGACCCCCGGACACGAGGACTGCCGCGCCGACCCGCTCGATGGCGAGGTTGCGTCCGACGGCGACCAAGGCAAGGGCACGAAaggttttt GGAAAGAGGTTCTTCTGCTGATGCAAGCCCTCAACACGCTCGCCACCCCTGAGGAGAAGCTGGCAGCCCTGTGCAAGAAGTATGCGGATCTG TTGGAGGAAAGCCGCAGCATGCAGAAGCAGATGAAGGGGCTCCAGAAGAAACAGTCGCAGATCATCAAGGAGAAGATCCACCTGCAGGGAGAGCACAGCAAGGCCATCCTGgctcgcagcaagctggagagCCTCTGCAGGGAGCTGCAGCGCCACAACAAGACGCTTAAG gaggagaacatgcagaggGCCAGGGAGTATGACGAGCGGCGGAAAGAGGCCACGCTGCACTTCCAGATGACGCTCAACGAGATCGAGGCGCAGATGGAGCAGCACAGCGTACACAACGGCAAGTTGCGACAGGAGAACATGGAGCTCGCGGAGAAGCTGAAAAAGCTCATTGAGCAGTACGAGTTGAGGGAGGAG CACATTGACAAGGTGTTCAAACATAAGGAGTTGCAGCAGCAGTTGGTGGATGCCAAACTTCAGAGGACCACTGAGCTCAtgagggaggtggaggagaagcaTCAGCGAGAGAGGGACTTT CTGCTGAAAGAGGCGACAGACTCGAGGCAGAAGTGTGAACTCATGAAGGAACAGGAGTCCCAGCTGAAACAGCAG CTGTCTTTGTACATGGACAAGTTTGAGGAGTTCCAAACCACCCTGGCGAAGAGCAATGAGGTCTTCACCACTTTCAGACAGGAAATGGAAAAG ATGACTAAGAAGATAAAGAAACTGGAAAAGGAGACGACACTGTGGCGTACCAAGTGGGAGACCAACAACCAGGCCCTGCTGCAGATGGCTGAGGAG AAAACGGTGCGAGACAAGCACTACGCTGCTCTGCAAGGGAAGCTGGAGCGCCTGGAGAAGCTGTGCAGAGCGCTGCAGAAAGAGCGCAATGACCTCAACCAGAAGCTAGAGGGACTGGAGGGTCCACGGGGTGGGGCCACGGGCCCCCCCGACACACGACTTGCGACGCCACCCGATGGGCACTCCCTGAAAGAGGTGCGAACGGAGTCTGGCGGAGAGGGAGAGAGCCTGGAGCCCTGTCCCCCTGGACAGGAAGGAGCGTCTGCGCCCACCCCGGTATAG